One Argentina anserina chromosome 6, drPotAnse1.1, whole genome shotgun sequence genomic window, atatatagtttgctatattatatactgttatgaattcattagaattggtcatttcgatgacgagaattaaatattgagcatgtgatttgatttttgtacaaaataaggtgtgattattgtacgtggttttaacatgagtttgttaaaatgttttgtcttcggacgagttttgtcttcggacgagtttttgtctttgacgtgtttatgaaatatgacatgtatatgatataatgaattatatatatatatatatattgtataaatggtaaaattcGCTTTGATCTGATTGTTGTTATTAAATTGAAACTCAGTGGTTGAGGAACAAGGATTCAAAGCACGGTGGCCAAGCTATGGTGATTTTGAACTGGCTATTTCAAGATGAATCGATTTTTCGAGCTGGTGCGGCGACGCTAGTTAGAGTTTTGATGATGAAGGATGATTGGTTCGTTGTGCTCGGGTGGTGTACTTTTGTGCGTGTTGTATTGGAGTATGAGAGCTCTGTTACTCAATGAAGTTGATGTTAGTGTAGTTaggatctctctctctctctctctctctctagattTGTTTCTCATCTTCTGGATCTGACCTAAATCGGATCTAGTTTTTTgaataattgtcattttgcaTTTTTGATTTATATCTTGTCCATTCTTTGCTTGTTATTGGTTTGATTTATGATGAggcttctctctttttctttttctttttattttgtgcATGTATTAGTTAGGTGGTGATTTTAGACGTGTAATATTAACATGGGCTACGTTGAATTGTTATATTTGCAGATTAGACTTTTTTTCCTGTGAAAATTCCCATTATGCCAAAAACGAAGAAGCCAGGGTTGTAGTACCAGAGTATAACTGATAATACAGCTAGTCATTTTGCACTCTCTTTCCAGGTTGGCCTCTTGATCACAAGGATTTGGGTTTCCCCACTTTTGTGTCAGTGGTTGTCTGAAAGACACATTTGTGGTAGAGAAATAAGGCGCGAGAGGTGATCGATCGATGCCCGCTGCCGGCAAGGCTATCCTACTGTGATTTGACTGGATCTGAAAAGTTAGTACAACGTCATGGTTGATGCGCTGCCGAACGACGTATATCTATCTTCCTATATGCCACCTTCCTTCCAATCGTTTCTAATTAAAGGTGTAGGatgcttttgtttctttttccttaATTATAGAGTTAGATTCATTACTTGTCCGCTCAtaaatttgattttcaaaGAACATACTGTAACGTGTtccttataaatttataatgatATAGACAATACGAAACAACATAAATCACTACAAGTAATCTAGTAGGTGAGAGTCTTAAGGTGTATGCATTAACTCTAAAACCGAGTGCAGACGCTAATTAAAGTTAAttagattttgatttgttcTTGGTCATTTGAGTAAAACAAATTAACTAACATGAATTCTAGCGCGCGTAAATTAACTTTGTTGTTGGGTCTTTCAAACTTTGAAAATATATTGTGATCctgattaaaaaaacaaatttaacGAATCTAATTGTGTTCCATAATTTATTTGATAGATCTAAATTACTATCTAAACAATGAAATTCACACCTTATATATTACAATTCACAACCCTAACCCACATTAAATTATTAAAGTGTCAAAAATGTCCACGTCTTAACCCCACGAATTGTGTAGAAAGGACATAAATGATACATCCACTAAAACGTGATCCATGAATGAGTAGATTGTAATTTAGGGCGTGGTAGTTTTATTATCCTAaagtattttgattttgactTGTAATAAACTAATAATACCTTTAAGAATTTGATTTTAACTTGCAAGAGCAAATCCACAATGGTGTGAGAGGTGGGTTGGTGTGAAGAGTGGACAAAAAAAACCATCCACTGGGCTTAGATCGGTCTAGGCTAGCACAGGGGTCCACGTGGGACCTAGCTACTTAGGGTAAGATCTGGTCCTCACCCAGCAATTAGTGCGGGCTAATAACTCGTGGTGCTTATTTGTCATGTTGCACATGTGATCTGAAATTTTTCTGAGGAATGAATTCAACAAGGGCCTTAAAATAAAGGTCATTGATCTGACGACCGTAATTTAaaatgtgaatagtaatctATCTTTGGATTTAGGGTTTTGCTCTAAGCGTTTGGCAAAGTGTGGAATGAATCTAGCACAATGAATTATGTTATTTAATTTGGAAAAATCTATCGTACGCCGCTGTTGTATGATATACACCGGCACATTCGACCAGACAATCCCACCACCACTACTGCGTGCAAAAACTAACAGCCCCTGTCAACTGTTCATCCCTTGTTGTATGGTATATAACGATGTACTTCAGACGAACCCATTTAATTTACTTGTTTACAAAGTTTTTGATTGACGTTGATACTGAAAACTCGTAACCGGTAAGTCGAGTCACATATGCCACGAACTTGCACATGTTATTACTCAATTGCCTAGTTGATTCTAAGCAAACACCATATATAGCATAATTTACcacatatttatttatttatttgataaaCATAACTACATAAGCAATATTGCTAAGATCTCATTTTTTTCACACAGGGTATGCCTCAATAATGGACAGTAAAGATGgaattttgatgattttgtaGCGAGGGAAGCCAGCTTGTTCCAATATCTTCTTCCATTCACTCTCAGTCCTCTCCTTTCCACCTGAGGTGTGTGCAATCATTAACAGATCAAACACCAAGCCTGCGTCGTCAAACATGCCAGCACCATTTGACTCCAGAATGATGTCCACAATAATCACCTTGCCAGATCTCTCTGGTATTGCCTTCCGACAATTCTTCAATATCTTCGCGCAATCGTTGTCGCTCCAGTCGTGCATAATCCACTGCATTTTCGTCCAAGATCGAGTAGCATGTGTTAGTGTGataattaatcaaacaaataCTAGTTCAAGAACCATTTTCTAGTGCTGCTTTTGAATTACCTTCATAAAAATTGCATCAGCGTTTGGAATACTACCCTCAGCAAACATGTCACCTCCAACATGCGACACCCCATGGTACTCCGGCGCTGTTGAAACTACATGTGGTAGGTCAAAGTTGATGCCCTTCACGCTGGGATGCGCCTTCACAATCTCTGCCACTGCGCTTCCAGTCCCACCACCTACATCCACCAGTGTTGCAGCGTCATCAAACCCACCCTTATATCCAGACAATATCGCTTTCATCGTAATCTTAGCAGTACACGCCATGCCGTCGTTGAACAATCGGTTGAACTCAGGGTTTTCAGAGAAGAATTGCCATATATTTCGATCATGCGCTTTCTCGAAAGCACATGAGCCACCTTGCTTGACGCACTGGCTGAAACAGTGCCATGGAGCCATCAGAGTAGCATCATTCTCCATGAGGAGCATCGGAGCTAACGTGAGCTCTGCGTCACGCAAGAGCCATCTCGATGAGGGAGTCAATCCGTAGAGAGTTTCCCCGGAATCTTCACCATCATGATGTGCGGTGAAGATTTTCCGGCGGACCAGCAACCGCATGATGCGAGAGAGGCATGCGATGTCGGGACCGGGTGAAGAAGAGTCGATGGAGGAGGCTATTTCAGACAAAGGCAATGCATGACCATGAGAGTGTATGATATCTGGTATGCGGAGCTCCACGGCAGATTTCAAAGCCATGGAATCGGCAAAGCCGAACATGTACTTCCATACATCTGCTTGGCCTCTTAGAGTTGCTTCATCCAATTCCGTAGCTGCTTCCATTTCAAGTTTTCGATCTTTGTGGAAACAAGAGTTCTACCATTTATATAAAGATCGGAATGGTGTCCTGAgctaacccccccccccccccccccccccccgataTATATTGCCATCACCTAAAAAAGTAAATTTAGTAATAATTCAAAGAATGACATGATCAGAAGAAATCCATAAAGTTAGTAACATAAAAATCCGCCACCCATATTAAGTACTTAATTTATTAGGTATACGAGAAAAACGGGTGTTAAGAAATAAGTGAAACGTAACTGTTTACACATGCTAAAATTTTACTAAAATGGCCACCATTATCATTCTTACATATAATAAGCCTGTTTTTAAGATACTTCTCATCAAGTAAATGTAATGGAAATTAATATGCTGGGAGCTGACCATAAACCCTTATCTTTGCAACGTTTAACATGAATTAGTAATTCTCTAAAACTTTTGAAGCATGGATGTGATTGTTAACTTCACAGTTGATATATCGGCACGACAACATCGAGCAGCTATAGCTACAGAACGAGGAACTAAACCAGCTGAGCTTAGAATCATAATCTACCTACCATCTACTTAGAGTGGGATTATTTGGTATGTAGGTTGCCATATCTACATCAAGTTACGTCATCCACTCATCCGCAAACTTAATAAATACTTGAGGAAAAAGCATTTTTCATTATAAACACTTTTTGTTACAGAGATGAGAATATTACTGGAATTCTTGTCATGAAAACTGAAAAGCACGTTTGGCCCAGCCGCGGGTTTTATCCGTTATAACTATTAATTGTCTGtctgatgttttttttttatatcagtCTTAATTTCAAAATTACTCAATAACTCATATATTTGACTACTTGTTTGTAGGCATCTGGTCTTCCTTCCCATCACCGATCCGACGCTTCAAAAGTGGTATCCATGGAGGAAAAGTAAAATAGAGAGGCCTCATAGATGGAGTTTAAAAACTCATCTTTATTGCAAAGTCACAATAATATATAAGATGTGGTGCGTTTGGTCCACCACCACTCCTAGGAGGTTTTAGTTATTAGagtataaattataattataagaTAACTAATGTACAGTACATATTTCAATTTGAAAAATGTATAATTACAGAGTAGTATTTTAGGTGAACAACGTGTACTTTCACATACATTGTAACTGCTTAGATTAGAGGaaattatatacatacacGGTCATGAATACACAACGCATATAAGATTTTATGGTATAATTGAGGTGAAATTGGGAATCATATTGAAAAATCGCAACTAGACGTATTGgtaagattttttttcatatttttagtaAGTTGTGACCAAGTTTTGGTATATTGGTATATTAGATCTACGAACAATTGATATTCATTGCATATTATAGTAGAGTTTAAAAGTAGGATCAGTACATATGAAAAATAGCAGATTCATTGCATAATTCTTTTTCATCACCAGAGACATTTTGAGCAACCTCTTCCAACATATATATTCACAGCAAATATACCGATAGACACCAAAAAGCTATTCCCATGAATATGCTTATATGCTTTTCATTCTTACATGTTACTTTGATTTCTCCATATCAGGAACCACATGCCCATGCATAAAAGGCTTTCCAAAATAACATTGACATTTATCCTAGCACCAATAGTAAGctgaaaacccagaaacccaACATACCAAAATCAAATTGACATTGAAATCAGATAAAGAAAGAACCATGAATGATTAAGAAAACTTAAAATTGCAGAGATTAGTTTCCTAAATCTGAAACCAAGTCATTTGGAAGACCCACCATAATCAAACTATTTGATAAGTACTCAAGAAATTAACAAAATCTGACAATTCATCTAATCAGAAAGTTTATGAATTCAAATTTAAAGAACGCACGCAATCAACCAGCAAGAAATGGATTCGTTGGCTGCTTTCCTCTTCTCATTGCCATATTCTCCCTTTGACAATCTCCAACTGGTCACCCCGCAGCAGCATAGGTACAATATTGAGGCCAAGACCGGAAGCGGCAGAGAGCGAGAGGAGAGGAAGGAGATCTGAAACGTGCTAGCTTGTGTGAGGTTCTTATTGAAATTCAATGAGCCGCGCCAAGCCAGGTGGTATGTTTTATGAGAGGAACGAAGGTAGGTTGAGCTAAAATTAAGTTGTGAAGAGAAGGATAAAATGAGAATTTTGGTAACGGCTTGGCTGGAGCCGGAACTGTTCATTAACCTGACTCATCCTTGGTATGTAGTAAACTAGACATTTTGCCCGCGCTTTGCTGCGGGTTAACACTGCTAAAAACTAAGTAAATGGAGTAAAACATGAAGATAGGACtttgagtaaaaaaaaatgaaatggtCTAGTAtttatacaaaagaaactgtGTAAACTATATTGGAGTAACATAAAAAGCTTTGCATCTAAAATCCCTCTAACCACCATGTCACTAAACATTAAAATTACTCTAGATTCGTAAATTCTATTGCTCATCAAAGCGCTGTTTAAACCAAATAAACTATTTGCCTCATTGTTCATCTTGAATCATCATGTACATGTAATTGTGTTGTGAAGAAAAAAGTATGAGCaagcaaagaaaaaaatttcgaATGAGCATAAATATGAAATTCACGAATTACTGCATATACTGTTGTGAAGGCTCAGAGCAGTAGCCAATAGCCATATAGCCGAACCAAGTGCATGCAATGCAGAGAGCCAATGTTGTTGATTTCAGTTATAATTAAACTTTCCCTCTATGGGACAAAACTTTCTcaagctttttaactgcaagaAAAGTACTGTCTACTAAATAACCACAACTGTAAAATATCACTTCTGCTGAGTTGTAGAATATAATATACATTAATTGTTATAACTGTTTTAATTCTATGAGTGTAGTTAGCTAACCTCACCGAACCCCGCAGCTTTTCGCAAACGCAACCCAACATATGTCTGTTGCCacaaaaatgaccaaaaagaagaaatgtgCAGTTTTCCTGTGACAAAGGGATAATGATTTAGATCTTGTTCTACACCACATGACAAATGGATAATCATCACATATAATGATTTAGCCAATACAGAGAAAACTGATGATATAATGTTAAGTTCCTCAAATGATAGGATGTGATATATTCAGGTGTAAAACAATAGTAGTTCACCTCATCTAACTTGTTGTGTTACTGCTAACCAATGGCAATGAGCAAAGCAGACATCTTATTACAGCCAGGTAACATCTCATATATGTAacttaaaaaaacaaactcagAACAATTCAAACCTCTTTATAATTCCTCAAAACCATTATGAAATTACAACACCCCTAGCATCATCCCCAAATCGGTTAGACACAAAGATCTAGGTTCTCTA contains:
- the LOC126799903 gene encoding xanthohumol 4-O-methyltransferase-like codes for the protein MEAATELDEATLRGQADVWKYMFGFADSMALKSAVELRIPDIIHSHGHALPLSEIASSIDSSSPGPDIACLSRIMRLLVRRKIFTAHHDGEDSGETLYGLTPSSRWLLRDAELTLAPMLLMENDATLMAPWHCFSQCVKQGGSCAFEKAHDRNIWQFFSENPEFNRLFNDGMACTAKITMKAILSGYKGGFDDAATLVDVGGGTGSAVAEIVKAHPSVKGINFDLPHVVSTAPEYHGVSHVGGDMFAEGSIPNADAIFMKWIMHDWSDNDCAKILKNCRKAIPERSGKVIIVDIILESNGAGMFDDAGLVFDLLMIAHTSGGKERTESEWKKILEQAGFPRYKIIKIPSLLSIIEAYPV